A stretch of Rhinoderma darwinii isolate aRhiDar2 chromosome 4, aRhiDar2.hap1, whole genome shotgun sequence DNA encodes these proteins:
- the CFAP36 gene encoding cilia- and flagella-associated protein 36 isoform X2, whose protein sequence is MADDVEWVLESVLAYLSCPAWTAPVCGFIEHKCSVFDDEEENKLSYTDIHNEYKELVEKLIQEHLTEMGISEEQFQQACLSSIAHSPDIKNMLQSVVAVEDFVVFKEMMLQKNIELQIQAIQIIQQKNGDLPECLKNGADFISDLEQQEIKMITEALRISREEYEQEQLRRKERSEANVNKNLPKYSTHDKVTTPETDTGVSKIRADSVRRANAVYYVLLHLKDMHPFCWLEDYQMTFKISNPKLKYSNPKIKEQVKPLQAKKQSLKEELPYKPPSVRFKEHSSTEAAEAWMEQARKEAGIQGTLTSLTQTEKEQLRERAEYLKQKRAELLARKGDSKKEILNSEENTEKASCSRQQNEMTEEELKNLQKRKQLAEKLKEEVINK, encoded by the exons ATGGCCGACGACGTAGAGTGGgtgctggagagtgtgctggCTTACCTCAGTTGCCCCGCCTGGACTGCGCCAGTGTGCGGCTTCATAGAACACAAATGCTCAG TGTTTGATGATGAAGAAGAGAATAAGTTGTCGTACACAGACATTCACAATGAATACAAGGAACTG GTGGAAAAGCTCATACAAGAACATTTGACTGAAATGGGGATTAGTGAGGAGCAGTTTCAACAAGCGTGCTTATCTTCTATTGCGCATTCTCCTGACATTAAG AATATGTTGCAATCTGTGGTAGCTGTAGAAGATTTTGTGGTCTTTAAAGAAATGATGCTGCAGAAGAATATTGAACTGCAGATACAAGCAATTCAGATAATACAACAAAAGAATG GTGACCTTCCAGAATGCCTGAAAAATGGCGCAGATTTTATTTCTGACCTTGAACAACAGGAGATAAAAATGATCACTGAAGCTTTAAG gatatCAAGAGAGGAATACGAACAGGAACAGTTGCGCAGAAAG gaaAGAAGTGAAGCTAACGTAAATAAAAATCTCCCCAAATATTCCACACATGACAAAGTGACAACTCCAGAGACAG ATACCGGAGTGTCAAAAATAAGAGCTGATAGTGTTAGGAGGGCGAATGCAGTTTACTACGTTCTCCTTCACCTAAAAGACATGCATCCGTTTTGTTGGCTGGAAGATTATCAGATGACATTTAAAATTAGTAATCCCAAACTAAAATACAGTAATCCCAAAATAAAAG AACAAGTCAAACCTCTTCAAGCCAAGAAGCAGTCCTTAAAAGAAGAACTTCCATACAAACCACCGTCTGTCCGATTTAAAGAGCATAGTAGTACAGAAGCAGCTGAGGCCTGGATGGAGCAAGCTAGGAAAGAAGCCGGCATACAGGGCACTTTAACT aGCTTGACGCAGACAGAGAAGGAACAACTCCGAGAACGTGCAGAGTATCTCAAGCAAAAAAGAGCAGAACTTTTAGCGCGGAAAGGGGATTCGAAGAAAGAAATCCTAAATTCTGAAGAGAACACAGAAAAAGCATCATGCTCAAGACAG cAAAATGAGATGACTGAAGAAGAATTGAAGAACTTGCAAAAAAGAAAGCAACTTGCAGAAAAGCTTAAAGAAGAAGTAATTAACAAGTGA
- the CFAP36 gene encoding cilia- and flagella-associated protein 36 isoform X3, translating into MADDVEWVLESVLAYLSCPAWTAPVCGFIEHKCSVFDDEEENKLSYTDIHNEYKELVEKLIQEHLTEMGISEEQFQQACLSSIAHSPDIKNMLQSVVAVEDFVVFKEMMLQKNIELQIQAIQIIQQKNGDLPECLKNGADFISDLEQQEIKMITEALRISREEYEQEQLRRKERSEANVNKNLPKYSTHDKVTTPETEQVKPLQAKKQSLKEELPYKPPSVRFKEHSSTEAAEAWMEQARKEAGIQGTLTSLTQTEKEQLRERAEYLKQKRAELLARKGDSKKEILNSEENTEKASCSRQQQNEMTEEELKNLQKRKQLAEKLKEEVINK; encoded by the exons ATGGCCGACGACGTAGAGTGGgtgctggagagtgtgctggCTTACCTCAGTTGCCCCGCCTGGACTGCGCCAGTGTGCGGCTTCATAGAACACAAATGCTCAG TGTTTGATGATGAAGAAGAGAATAAGTTGTCGTACACAGACATTCACAATGAATACAAGGAACTG GTGGAAAAGCTCATACAAGAACATTTGACTGAAATGGGGATTAGTGAGGAGCAGTTTCAACAAGCGTGCTTATCTTCTATTGCGCATTCTCCTGACATTAAG AATATGTTGCAATCTGTGGTAGCTGTAGAAGATTTTGTGGTCTTTAAAGAAATGATGCTGCAGAAGAATATTGAACTGCAGATACAAGCAATTCAGATAATACAACAAAAGAATG GTGACCTTCCAGAATGCCTGAAAAATGGCGCAGATTTTATTTCTGACCTTGAACAACAGGAGATAAAAATGATCACTGAAGCTTTAAG gatatCAAGAGAGGAATACGAACAGGAACAGTTGCGCAGAAAG gaaAGAAGTGAAGCTAACGTAAATAAAAATCTCCCCAAATATTCCACACATGACAAAGTGACAACTCCAGAGACAG AACAAGTCAAACCTCTTCAAGCCAAGAAGCAGTCCTTAAAAGAAGAACTTCCATACAAACCACCGTCTGTCCGATTTAAAGAGCATAGTAGTACAGAAGCAGCTGAGGCCTGGATGGAGCAAGCTAGGAAAGAAGCCGGCATACAGGGCACTTTAACT aGCTTGACGCAGACAGAGAAGGAACAACTCCGAGAACGTGCAGAGTATCTCAAGCAAAAAAGAGCAGAACTTTTAGCGCGGAAAGGGGATTCGAAGAAAGAAATCCTAAATTCTGAAGAGAACACAGAAAAAGCATCATGCTCAAGACAG cagcAAAATGAGATGACTGAAGAAGAATTGAAGAACTTGCAAAAAAGAAAGCAACTTGCAGAAAAGCTTAAAGAAGAAGTAATTAACAAGTGA
- the CFAP36 gene encoding cilia- and flagella-associated protein 36 isoform X4, producing the protein MGISEEQFQQACLSSIAHSPDIKNMLQSVVAVEDFVVFKEMMLQKNIELQIQAIQIIQQKNGDLPECLKNGADFISDLEQQEIKMITEALRISREEYEQEQLRRKERSEANVNKNLPKYSTHDKVTTPETDTGVSKIRADSVRRANAVYYVLLHLKDMHPFCWLEDYQMTFKISNPKLKYSNPKIKEQVKPLQAKKQSLKEELPYKPPSVRFKEHSSTEAAEAWMEQARKEAGIQGTLTSLTQTEKEQLRERAEYLKQKRAELLARKGDSKKEILNSEENTEKASCSRQQQNEMTEEELKNLQKRKQLAEKLKEEVINK; encoded by the exons ATGGGGATTAGTGAGGAGCAGTTTCAACAAGCGTGCTTATCTTCTATTGCGCATTCTCCTGACATTAAG AATATGTTGCAATCTGTGGTAGCTGTAGAAGATTTTGTGGTCTTTAAAGAAATGATGCTGCAGAAGAATATTGAACTGCAGATACAAGCAATTCAGATAATACAACAAAAGAATG GTGACCTTCCAGAATGCCTGAAAAATGGCGCAGATTTTATTTCTGACCTTGAACAACAGGAGATAAAAATGATCACTGAAGCTTTAAG gatatCAAGAGAGGAATACGAACAGGAACAGTTGCGCAGAAAG gaaAGAAGTGAAGCTAACGTAAATAAAAATCTCCCCAAATATTCCACACATGACAAAGTGACAACTCCAGAGACAG ATACCGGAGTGTCAAAAATAAGAGCTGATAGTGTTAGGAGGGCGAATGCAGTTTACTACGTTCTCCTTCACCTAAAAGACATGCATCCGTTTTGTTGGCTGGAAGATTATCAGATGACATTTAAAATTAGTAATCCCAAACTAAAATACAGTAATCCCAAAATAAAAG AACAAGTCAAACCTCTTCAAGCCAAGAAGCAGTCCTTAAAAGAAGAACTTCCATACAAACCACCGTCTGTCCGATTTAAAGAGCATAGTAGTACAGAAGCAGCTGAGGCCTGGATGGAGCAAGCTAGGAAAGAAGCCGGCATACAGGGCACTTTAACT aGCTTGACGCAGACAGAGAAGGAACAACTCCGAGAACGTGCAGAGTATCTCAAGCAAAAAAGAGCAGAACTTTTAGCGCGGAAAGGGGATTCGAAGAAAGAAATCCTAAATTCTGAAGAGAACACAGAAAAAGCATCATGCTCAAGACAG cagcAAAATGAGATGACTGAAGAAGAATTGAAGAACTTGCAAAAAAGAAAGCAACTTGCAGAAAAGCTTAAAGAAGAAGTAATTAACAAGTGA
- the CFAP36 gene encoding cilia- and flagella-associated protein 36 isoform X1 codes for MADDVEWVLESVLAYLSCPAWTAPVCGFIEHKCSVFDDEEENKLSYTDIHNEYKELVEKLIQEHLTEMGISEEQFQQACLSSIAHSPDIKNMLQSVVAVEDFVVFKEMMLQKNIELQIQAIQIIQQKNGDLPECLKNGADFISDLEQQEIKMITEALRISREEYEQEQLRRKERSEANVNKNLPKYSTHDKVTTPETDTGVSKIRADSVRRANAVYYVLLHLKDMHPFCWLEDYQMTFKISNPKLKYSNPKIKEQVKPLQAKKQSLKEELPYKPPSVRFKEHSSTEAAEAWMEQARKEAGIQGTLTSLTQTEKEQLRERAEYLKQKRAELLARKGDSKKEILNSEENTEKASCSRQQQNEMTEEELKNLQKRKQLAEKLKEEVINK; via the exons ATGGCCGACGACGTAGAGTGGgtgctggagagtgtgctggCTTACCTCAGTTGCCCCGCCTGGACTGCGCCAGTGTGCGGCTTCATAGAACACAAATGCTCAG TGTTTGATGATGAAGAAGAGAATAAGTTGTCGTACACAGACATTCACAATGAATACAAGGAACTG GTGGAAAAGCTCATACAAGAACATTTGACTGAAATGGGGATTAGTGAGGAGCAGTTTCAACAAGCGTGCTTATCTTCTATTGCGCATTCTCCTGACATTAAG AATATGTTGCAATCTGTGGTAGCTGTAGAAGATTTTGTGGTCTTTAAAGAAATGATGCTGCAGAAGAATATTGAACTGCAGATACAAGCAATTCAGATAATACAACAAAAGAATG GTGACCTTCCAGAATGCCTGAAAAATGGCGCAGATTTTATTTCTGACCTTGAACAACAGGAGATAAAAATGATCACTGAAGCTTTAAG gatatCAAGAGAGGAATACGAACAGGAACAGTTGCGCAGAAAG gaaAGAAGTGAAGCTAACGTAAATAAAAATCTCCCCAAATATTCCACACATGACAAAGTGACAACTCCAGAGACAG ATACCGGAGTGTCAAAAATAAGAGCTGATAGTGTTAGGAGGGCGAATGCAGTTTACTACGTTCTCCTTCACCTAAAAGACATGCATCCGTTTTGTTGGCTGGAAGATTATCAGATGACATTTAAAATTAGTAATCCCAAACTAAAATACAGTAATCCCAAAATAAAAG AACAAGTCAAACCTCTTCAAGCCAAGAAGCAGTCCTTAAAAGAAGAACTTCCATACAAACCACCGTCTGTCCGATTTAAAGAGCATAGTAGTACAGAAGCAGCTGAGGCCTGGATGGAGCAAGCTAGGAAAGAAGCCGGCATACAGGGCACTTTAACT aGCTTGACGCAGACAGAGAAGGAACAACTCCGAGAACGTGCAGAGTATCTCAAGCAAAAAAGAGCAGAACTTTTAGCGCGGAAAGGGGATTCGAAGAAAGAAATCCTAAATTCTGAAGAGAACACAGAAAAAGCATCATGCTCAAGACAG cagcAAAATGAGATGACTGAAGAAGAATTGAAGAACTTGCAAAAAAGAAAGCAACTTGCAGAAAAGCTTAAAGAAGAAGTAATTAACAAGTGA